The genome window ATATTGCAGGCTGCGAACAGTGGGTGCGGGCACCTCTTCGCCGATCACTGCTGTTGTGGTGCGCTTGCGGCCCACTGAGGCATCGAGCTTGAGGCTGTGGCCGCGTCGCGGGTTGAACCGGTAATCAAAGCGTTCGCGCGCGATGCCCAGGCCGTAGGCGGTGATCCTCACATCGCCAAGGCCCGCGGCGCTGGCCAGATCCCGGCCCAAGCGCTCGCTGCTCTTGCTGCTCACGAAGGCGCTCACCTTGTCCCCGCGGTTCATGAGGTACTCCAGTGCGCCCCGAGCGGTGACTTCCAGGAAGGTGCTGTCGCGCTTGAAGAGCTTCAGGCTGCCGTCCACGCCAAAGGGCGTGTTGAGCGCGTAAGGCAGGTTGAGGCGCACGCGGAGGTCCTGCGTGGCGTCGGCGAGGCTGCGCCAATTGAGGTCGATGGCTTCGCCGCGGCGGAGCGCGCTGCGCAGCCGGAGGTCGAGGTCACCGGTGAGCTTCACTTTGCCTGTGATGGCATCGGGCTGCACGCCGAGCACGCCGTTCACGGAGCTGGCGCGCTTGGTGTCGAGGAAGAGGACGAGTTTGGTGCGTTCCTCGGAGAACTGCACGTAAGGCCGACCGCGCTGTATCACGAAGGGCAGCTCGCGTATCCGGCGGTCGAGCGCACGGATCAGGCCTTCGTTGTACCGGTCGCCTTCGCGGATGCCGATATGCGCTTGCAGGTAGCGCGGGGTGATGCGTGCCGTGCCCTTCACCAGCACGCTGTCGATCCGCACGGCACGGCCGCGATCGAGGCGAACGGTGGCGCGCAGGCCATCGGTGTCATGCCGCAGGCTATCGAGCCGCACCCAAGCGAATGGATGGCCATCGTCCTCGCAGAGCTTCAGGAGTCCTTCAATCAGTTTTCGGATGGCCGCCGGCGAGACGGGTTTCCCGTTGTACAGCTGCTCGCGGAAGCGCGCTTCGCTGGAGATCTCCATGGGGATGCCTGCGCCGCTGAGCCTTGCCCAAGCGTAAAGCCGGCCCGCATGAAGGGCGCATGATGTCGTGTCCTTGTTGCCCGTGCAGCCATCGATGCTGGCTTCGAGGTAGCCTTTGCCATGAAGGAAGGCGAGTTGCTCGCTCAGCGCGCGTGGCACAGCATCGGCCGCCGACAATTCGATGGGCCGTATCCAGCGGGCGGGCAAAGTGTCCGACGTGGTCAGCACCAGCCGATGCCGCTGGCCATGCGCGATCGCGGCGACCAGCACCGCGATCATGGTCAACGCTTGGCGCAGCAATCCGGTCATAGCCGCCAATCAATGGGTGCCTGGCCCTGAGCCACCAGCAGGTCATTCACCTGCCCGAAGTGTCCACAGCCGATGAAGCCACGATGCGCCGATAGGGGGGAGGGATGCGGCGCTTTCAGCACATAATGCCGCCCATTGTCGATCAATGCTTCCTTCTGCTGCGCGAACCGTCCCCAAAGCAGGAAGATCAGTCCTTCGCGCCTCGCCGATAGTTGTGCGATGGCGGCATCGGTGAAGCGCTCCCAGCCCTTGCCTTGGTGCGAACCGGCCTCATGGGCACGCACAGTCAAGGTCGCGTTCAGCAGAAGCACGCCCTGCTTCGCCCAAGCTGTGAGGTCACCTTGGGCAGGCACAGGCAACCCGAGGTCGCGCTTCAGCTCTGTGAAGATGTTCGCCAAGGAGGGCGGGAAGGGAACGCCCACGGGCACCGAGAAGCACAGGCCATGTGCTTGCCCGGGGCCATGGTAGGGGTCCTGACCGAGGATCACTACCCGCACTTGTTCAAAGGGTGTGAGATCGAAGGCGTTGAAGATCGTGCTGCCCTTTGGGAATATCGGGTGCTGGGAACGCTCGGCCAGGAGGAATGCCTTCAATTCGGCGAAATAGGGCGCCGTGAACTGTTCGGCCAGGGCTTCGTGCCAGCCGCCGCCAATAACAGGTTGGGCACTGGCGTTAGGCATGCTGACGGTTCCAGTGAACAGATTGAATGGCTGGCTGTTGAAACATTGTATCGGGCAAACCGTTTGACGGGCTAATTTTGGGCGCGACCCCGCGTTCAAAGGTCCAACCAAAGGACACAAAACTCGCAACGATGAAAAAGGCACTTCTTGTACTGGTGGTCTTCGCAATGAGCGGCATGCTGCTCAGCTCCTGCGGCAGCACCCACGGTTGCCCTGCCTACGGCAAAGTGGCGAAGCCCGTCACGGAGCAGCCCTGCTGAGTCGCGGGTTTCCTTCCTCGGCGCATCGAGCCCGGGCCTATGGTCCGGGCTTACCTCTTTCAATAGGGCCTTGCTGGAAGAAAGTGGAAGGCTTCAACGGTAGCTGAAGCGCAGGTCCTGCAACAAGCCGGGGTGGAGGCTCAGCGCTACCGGGCAGTTGTGCGCGGTATGCTCCATCAAGGAGCGGTCATCGCTCGAAAGGCCCTCACCATCCAGTTCAATCGCTACTTCCACCCGGCTCACGCGGCGGGGTTCCGCAGCCATGTGCTTCACTACGCTGGCCCGCATGTTCCGCAGTACGATGCCCTTCGCCCGGGCCTTGATGTCCATTGTGGTTAGCATGCAAGCGGCCAAGGACGCAGCAAGCATGTCGGTGGGGGAGATCGCCTCGCCTCGGCCCTGATTGTCCAAGGGCGCATCGGTAAGGAAGCGCTGCTGGCTGCGGACGTGGATGACCTCAGTGCGCAGTTCACCTAGATGAGTGACGTGGGCAGTATCCATGGGTGCGATTATGGCGGCCAAGTTACCGGCGCAGCAGGCCCTGTAGGGCCTTAGATTTGGGCGCCATGGCCCGTGTGCTCTTCAGCCTCCAGCTCCTTTGCCTGTTCGTGACGTCCGGGCAGGCACAGCAGACCATCTATGACGAAGCGCGTGTGCCATTCCGGCGCGAGATGTACGGTGGGGCCCTGCTCCATGGCGATGGGTGGGGCATCCACTTCCACCATGCCAAGCACCGCACCGCAACGGACCGGCGCCTGCTGAGCATCGAGCTCGTGAGCATGCGCCATCCCAAGGAAGTGAAGAGCTTCAATCCTTACTACGAGGACTCACGTGGGTATTACTACGGCAAGCTCAACGCGCTCACGATCCTTCGGCCAACCTACGGTCGCAAGGTGCAGCTCACCGACAAGATCAGGCAGAGCGGCGTTGAGATCAATTGGGTCTGGGGGCTGGGGCCTTCCTTCGGATTGCTGAAGCCCGTGTACCTCGAGATCGGGAAACCGGATAACATCCCCTACGAGACCTATGTGATCGAACGCTATGACCCGGCCGTGCATAATGTGCAGAACATCTATGGCCGTGCATCCTGGCTGAATGGCATCGGGGAGATCCAGCCCTATCTCGGCGGCTTCGGTCGCATGGCGCTGAATTTCGAGTATTCCGGCCGCACCACCGGGATCAAGGCGATTGAGACAGGGATCACGCTGGATGCCTATCCGGTGGAAGTGCCGATCATGGCGCAGTTCGAAGGCGTCACCAACAAGCGCTTCTTCTTCGAGTTCTACATCGCCGCACAGTTCGGCAAGCGATTCCTTCAATGAGCGATGAGGTCGTGGAAATGAATGAGCCCGCCGTGCCTGACGGCAGGCAAGTGCGCAAGCCCGATTGGCTGCGCGTTAAGCTGCCCACCGGAGAGGGCTTCAAGAAGGTCGCCGGTATCGTTGGCGAGCATAAGCTGCACACCATCTGCCAGAGCGGCAATTGCCCCAACATGGGCGAATGCTGGGGCGCGGGCACCGCTACCTTCATGATCCTGGGCAATGTGTGCACGCGCAGTTGCGGTTTCTGCTC of Flavobacteriales bacterium contains these proteins:
- the ung gene encoding uracil-DNA glycosylase, whose amino-acid sequence is MPNASAQPVIGGGWHEALAEQFTAPYFAELKAFLLAERSQHPIFPKGSTIFNAFDLTPFEQVRVVILGQDPYHGPGQAHGLCFSVPVGVPFPPSLANIFTELKRDLGLPVPAQGDLTAWAKQGVLLLNATLTVRAHEAGSHQGKGWERFTDAAIAQLSARREGLIFLLWGRFAQQKEALIDNGRHYVLKAPHPSPLSAHRGFIGCGHFGQVNDLLVAQGQAPIDWRL
- a CDS encoding BamA/TamA family outer membrane protein, producing the protein MTGLLRQALTMIAVLVAAIAHGQRHRLVLTTSDTLPARWIRPIELSAADAVPRALSEQLAFLHGKGYLEASIDGCTGNKDTTSCALHAGRLYAWARLSGAGIPMEISSEARFREQLYNGKPVSPAAIRKLIEGLLKLCEDDGHPFAWVRLDSLRHDTDGLRATVRLDRGRAVRIDSVLVKGTARITPRYLQAHIGIREGDRYNEGLIRALDRRIRELPFVIQRGRPYVQFSEERTKLVLFLDTKRASSVNGVLGVQPDAITGKVKLTGDLDLRLRSALRRGEAIDLNWRSLADATQDLRVRLNLPYALNTPFGVDGSLKLFKRDSTFLEVTARGALEYLMNRGDKVSAFVSSKSSERLGRDLASAAGLGDVRITAYGLGIARERFDYRFNPRRGHSLKLDASVGRKRTTTAVIGEEVPAPTVRSLQYEIEGQAVAHLPIKRRSTLRFAAQGGWMINDNLYRNELYRIGGLRTLRGADEASIYASAFAIATLEYRFVYEENANFFAFIDQGWWEDAARAQLLTDAPRGFGLGTTFETKAGLFGLTYALGQQFGNPIGLRGGKVHFGFTSLF
- a CDS encoding OsmC family protein, coding for MDTAHVTHLGELRTEVIHVRSQQRFLTDAPLDNQGRGEAISPTDMLAASLAACMLTTMDIKARAKGIVLRNMRASVVKHMAAEPRRVSRVEVAIELDGEGLSSDDRSLMEHTAHNCPVALSLHPGLLQDLRFSYR